GGCCTGGCGCAGGGCCACGTCGGCGTCGGTGCAGAGAAAAGCCCCCAACTGTTCCTGCTCGGCAACCCGTGCAAGCAGATGCTTCGTCAATTCGGTGCTGGAAACCGCCTTGGCGTCCAGCTGGCGGCCGAGTTCGGCCACCGTCATACGGTGCAGTTCCATCGTCGCCGCCCTCACTCGATGACCTGGGGAACCAGGAAGAGGCCGTCTTCCACCGCCGGGGCGCTGCGCTGGTTCAGCTCGCGCCGATCGGCTTCGGTGACGGTGTCCTCGCGCAGCCGCAAAGCCACGTCCTGCACCGCCGACAGCGGGGTGTAGAGCGGCTCCACCCCGGTGGTGTCGACCGCCCTCATCTGTTCGACGATGGAGAAAAAATCGTTGAGCTGCTGCAGCATCGCCGCCTCTTCGTCGCGGCTCAGCTCCAGCCGGGCGAGGTTGGCGATCTTGCTGACGACGTCTGAAGTCAGGGCCATGTAAATTAGTTCGGTTTTGCGTGGTTCCCGCGAGGATGGGCGCGGGTGGGATCGGGTATTATCGCGCGTTATCCACAGCCGGCCTGATCGCTACGCTGCAGGGGTCGCCCCGTGCACCCGCTGCGCACGAACAGAGCCGGTTTCGTGCTGAAGAGCGCGCAAAAGGCGGCGAACGACGCGGCCTTTGGCGGTCCCGGAGATAACCCGAAAAATCCTTCGTCCCCCCGGCCCAATGCCAGTTGCTCACAGCCGGGGCGGACCTCGCGAAAGAACATGTTCGAATCCATTCGTCGCTACTTCTCGACGGACCTCGCCATTGACCTGGGCACCGCCAACACGCTGATCTACGTGCGCGGCAAGGGCATCGTGCTGGACGAGCCGTCGGTGGTTGCCATCCGCCACGAAGGCGGCC
This genomic stretch from Eleftheria terrae harbors:
- the gatC gene encoding Asp-tRNA(Asn)/Glu-tRNA(Gln) amidotransferase subunit GatC — its product is MALTSDVVSKIANLARLELSRDEEAAMLQQLNDFFSIVEQMRAVDTTGVEPLYTPLSAVQDVALRLREDTVTEADRRELNQRSAPAVEDGLFLVPQVIE